Below is a window of Spelaeicoccus albus DNA.
ATTCGGCAATGGCCACGCCCGCGACTTCCGTCACCGCAAACTAAATTCCGAAGGAAAGAGGACTTCAACACATGAGTGCCACCAGCACACAGCAAGGGCACGGCTCCAGCCCGAGCCTATTCAAGCAACCCGGCGCCGTTTGGGCAGTTGCCTTCGCCTGTGTCATTTCTTTCATGGGAATCGGGCTGGTCGACCCGATCCTTCCGGCGCTCGCCTCGCAACTGCACGCCACACCGGCACAGGTCTCGCTCCTCTTCACCAGCTACCTCGTCGTCACTGCGATCGCGATGATCGGCGTCGGCTGGCTTTCGAGCCGGATCGGTTCGAAGAACACGCTCATCCTCGGGCTCAGCCTGATCGTCGTCTTTGCGGGGTTGGCCGGTACCTCCGACACGATCGCCGGCATCGTCGGATTCCGTGCCGGTTGGGGCCTCGGCAACGCGATGTTCATCGCCACGAGCCTCGCCGTCATCGTGGCCTCCGCATCGGGCGGGTTCTCCGGCGCCATCATCCTCTATGAAGCAGCCCTCGGCATCGGCATCGCGGCCGGCCCGCTCCTCGGCGGGTTCCTTGGCGACATCAGCTGGCGCGGGCCGTTCTACGGCGTCGCCGTGCTGATGGCTATCGCATTGGTCGCCACGCTGCTTTTCGTGCAAAAAACGCCAAAGCCGGTCGAAAAGTCCTCGCTCGTCGCGCCCATCAAAGCGCTGCGTCATCGCGGCCTGCTCACCATGGGCATCATGGCCCTGCTCTACAACTGGGGCTTCTTCACGATGCTCGGCTACGCGCCGTACCCCATGCACCTTGAGGCCATGCAGCTCGGCCTCGTCTTCACCGGATGGGGCATCCTGGTCGCCATCTTCGCGGTCTTCCTGGCTCCCCGACTGCAGCGTCGGTTCGGCACCGCCCCCACGCTGTACGCGAATTTGGTGGGCCTCGGCATCGTCATGTCGGTGATCGCGCTGGGCATCCACAATCCAACCGTGATCATCATTGCCGTGATCGTCAGCGGCGCTTTCATCGGCATCAACAACACGCTCACCACTCAAGCCGTCATGCTTGTCGCACCAGTCGATCGCCCGATTGCGTCATCGGCTTACGGCTTCGTGCGCTTCATCGGTGGCGGGCTCGCGCCGTTCGTCGCCGGCAAGATCGCCGAAGCCACCGATCAAAGCGTCGCGTTCTACGTCGGGGCGGCCGCCTTCATCATCGCCATACCGGTGCTCGCCTCCGGACACCGGCTGGTCACCGCTGCCGAAAAGGGCCAGCAGGAACCCGATGAGCCCGGCGCCTCGGTGGAGCTCGTCGTGGGATCGGCCGAGACGGAGTCGGCCGGGCCGGACCGTCCGGTGATCGTCGCGGTCAATGCGGGCCCCGCCGCCGACCAGGTCGTCGACGCCGCCGCCGAGCTTGCCGCTCGCGAGCACGCGCCGCTCGACGTCGTCCACGTGCGTGAGACCGAGATCGTCGAAGAACTCGCCGTCAGCCCCGAAACTCCCGACGAAGCCATGGATGCCGTGCGGTCGCAGCTCGCGCGGGTCAGCGACTTCGGCGTTCCGGTGCGCGGGCTGCTCTTGCACAGCGTGGGTGACCATATCGACACCGGACGGGCGCTTGCCGAGCACGCGGACGCC
It encodes the following:
- a CDS encoding MFS transporter — its product is MSATSTQQGHGSSPSLFKQPGAVWAVAFACVISFMGIGLVDPILPALASQLHATPAQVSLLFTSYLVVTAIAMIGVGWLSSRIGSKNTLILGLSLIVVFAGLAGTSDTIAGIVGFRAGWGLGNAMFIATSLAVIVASASGGFSGAIILYEAALGIGIAAGPLLGGFLGDISWRGPFYGVAVLMAIALVATLLFVQKTPKPVEKSSLVAPIKALRHRGLLTMGIMALLYNWGFFTMLGYAPYPMHLEAMQLGLVFTGWGILVAIFAVFLAPRLQRRFGTAPTLYANLVGLGIVMSVIALGIHNPTVIIIAVIVSGAFIGINNTLTTQAVMLVAPVDRPIASSAYGFVRFIGGGLAPFVAGKIAEATDQSVAFYVGAAAFIIAIPVLASGHRLVTAAEKGQQEPDEPGASVELVVGSAETESAGPDRPVIVAVNAGPAADQVVDAAAELAAREHAPLDVVHVRETEIVEELAVSPETPDEAMDAVRSQLARVSDFGVPVRGLLLHSVGDHIDTGRALAEHADAVGARSVVLGRSARGTIAKLVERHLAEAETDKDSGRREVVLVDPAGSTVE